A stretch of Mus caroli chromosome 5, CAROLI_EIJ_v1.1, whole genome shotgun sequence DNA encodes these proteins:
- the LOC110294376 gene encoding inactive 2'-5'-oligoadenylate synthase 1D-like isoform X2 — MARELFRTPIWRLDKFIEDHLLPDTTFLTELRADVDSISAFLKERCFQGATHPVRISRVVMGGSYYEHTVLKGRSEANMVVFFNDLTSFEDQLKWQQEFIEEIRKHLLQLQQEKQCKLKFEVQSSEEPNSRSLIFKLSSPERQQEVEFDVQPAYDALYEGRYCKSFESINYNKVYAQLIHECTTLEKEGEFSICFTDLHQNFLKYRVPKLWNLIRLVKHWYQLCKEKLRGPLPPQYALELLTVYVWEFGIQGSSGLHAAQCFRTVLELVTEYKCLRIYWTWFYDFRHEISDYLHGQIKKARPLILDPADPTRNVAGSDLQAWDLLAKEAQIWIHSNFFRNCDMSLVNGLEVLLHLC; from the exons ATGGCGAGGGAACTCTTCAGAACCCCAATCTGGAGGCTGGATAAGTTCATAGAGGATCACCTCCTTCCTGACACCACCTTCCTTACTGAGCTCAGAGCAGACGTGGACTCCATAAGTGCTTTCCTGAAGGAGAGATGCTTCCAAGGTGCCACCCACCCTGTGAGGATCTCCAGGGTTGTGATG ggTGGCTCCTATTATGAACACACTGTGCTCAAGGGAAGGTCAGAGGCCAACATGGTGGTGTTCTTTAATGATCTCACCAGCTTTGAGGACCAGTTAAAGTGGCAGCAAGAGTTCATTGAAGAAATTCGGAAACACCTGCTCCAGTTGCAGCAAGAAAAACAATGTAAACTCAAGTTTGAGGTTCAGAGCTCAGAGGAGCCCAACTCCAGGTCTCTGATCTTCAAGCTGAGCTCCCCCGAGCGACAGCAGGAGGTGGAATTTGATGTGCAGCCAGCCTATGATGCCCTGT ATGAAGGGAGATACTGCAAGTCCTTTGAATCCATTAACTACAACAAAGTCTACGCCCAACTCATCCATGAGTGTACCACCCTGGAGAAGGAGGGCGAGTTCTCCATCTGCTTCACCGACCTCCATCAGAACTTCCTGAAGTATCGTGTGCCCAAGCTCTGGAATCTCATTCGTCTGGTCAAGCACTGGTATCAACTG tgTAAGGAGAAGCTGAGGGGGCCGCTGCCTCCACAGTATGCCCTGGAGCTGCTCACAGTCTACGTCTGGGAATTCGGGATCCAAGGCAGCTCTGGACTCCATGCAGCCCAATGCTTCCGAACAGTCTTAGAACTGGTCACCGAGTACAAATGCCTTCGAATCTACTGGACATGGTTTTATGACTTTCGACATGAGATCTCTGACTACCTGCACGGACAGATCAAAAAAGCCAG GCCTCTGATCCTGGATCCAGCAGACCCAACAAGGAACGTGGCTGGTTCAGACTTACAGGCATGGGACCTGCTGGCAAAGGAGGCTCAGATCTGGATACATTCGAATTTTTTTAGGAACTGTGATATGTCCCTTGTGAATGGCTTGGAAGT GCTGCTTCATCTGTGTTAA
- the LOC110294376 gene encoding inactive 2'-5'-oligoadenylate synthase 1D-like isoform X1 → MARELFRTPIWRLDKFIEDHLLPDTTFLTELRADVDSISAFLKERCFQGATHPVRISRVVMGGSYYEHTVLKGRSEANMVVFFNDLTSFEDQLKWQQEFIEEIRKHLLQLQQEKQCKLKFEVQSSEEPNSRSLIFKLSSPERQQEVEFDVQPAYDALYEGRYCKSFESINYNKVYAQLIHECTTLEKEGEFSICFTDLHQNFLKYRVPKLWNLIRLVKHWYQLCKEKLRGPLPPQYALELLTVYVWEFGIQGSSGLHAAQCFRTVLELVTEYKCLRIYWTWFYDFRHEISDYLHGQIKKARPLILDPADPTRNVAGSDLQAWDLLAKEAQIWIHSNFFRNCDMSLVNGLEVSPERQ, encoded by the exons ATGGCGAGGGAACTCTTCAGAACCCCAATCTGGAGGCTGGATAAGTTCATAGAGGATCACCTCCTTCCTGACACCACCTTCCTTACTGAGCTCAGAGCAGACGTGGACTCCATAAGTGCTTTCCTGAAGGAGAGATGCTTCCAAGGTGCCACCCACCCTGTGAGGATCTCCAGGGTTGTGATG ggTGGCTCCTATTATGAACACACTGTGCTCAAGGGAAGGTCAGAGGCCAACATGGTGGTGTTCTTTAATGATCTCACCAGCTTTGAGGACCAGTTAAAGTGGCAGCAAGAGTTCATTGAAGAAATTCGGAAACACCTGCTCCAGTTGCAGCAAGAAAAACAATGTAAACTCAAGTTTGAGGTTCAGAGCTCAGAGGAGCCCAACTCCAGGTCTCTGATCTTCAAGCTGAGCTCCCCCGAGCGACAGCAGGAGGTGGAATTTGATGTGCAGCCAGCCTATGATGCCCTGT ATGAAGGGAGATACTGCAAGTCCTTTGAATCCATTAACTACAACAAAGTCTACGCCCAACTCATCCATGAGTGTACCACCCTGGAGAAGGAGGGCGAGTTCTCCATCTGCTTCACCGACCTCCATCAGAACTTCCTGAAGTATCGTGTGCCCAAGCTCTGGAATCTCATTCGTCTGGTCAAGCACTGGTATCAACTG tgTAAGGAGAAGCTGAGGGGGCCGCTGCCTCCACAGTATGCCCTGGAGCTGCTCACAGTCTACGTCTGGGAATTCGGGATCCAAGGCAGCTCTGGACTCCATGCAGCCCAATGCTTCCGAACAGTCTTAGAACTGGTCACCGAGTACAAATGCCTTCGAATCTACTGGACATGGTTTTATGACTTTCGACATGAGATCTCTGACTACCTGCACGGACAGATCAAAAAAGCCAG GCCTCTGATCCTGGATCCAGCAGACCCAACAAGGAACGTGGCTGGTTCAGACTTACAGGCATGGGACCTGCTGGCAAAGGAGGCTCAGATCTGGATACATTCGAATTTTTTTAGGAACTGTGATATGTCCCTTGTGAATGGCTTGGAAGTGTCG CCAGAGAGACAATAA